In Halobacterium noricense, the genomic stretch TGAGCGGACAGCAACGCCCGTCAGGGCGTTTGCTGTCCGCCTTCACGCGACTGGTTGTTCGCTCAGAGAGACAACAACGATTCTCGCGGAATTAGGTGTTGAACGCTCTCATCAAGCCGTTTGGCAGTGGGTACATCGGCTGGCTGACAGCGTTCCCGACCCGCCGGCGGCTTCGCCGTTGCGGGTCGCGGTTGACGAAACTGCTGTCAAAATTAACGGTGAGTGGTCTTGGTTGTACGCTGCAATAGACCTTAACACGAAACTCATTCTTGACGTTGCGTTGTTCGGACGCCATGGCACGGATCCGGCGGCTGCGTTCCTGTCTGGACTGGCGGAGAAACACGATCTTTCAGACACCACGTTTCTCGTCGATCAGTTCGGCTACCGGACTGCCCTTGCTCGGTTAGGGCTGAACGGTCGGGTTGACTACACCGACCGAAACCTCATCGAAAAATGGTTTCACACGCTGAAAATGCGACTCCACCGTTTCCATAATTCGTGGGTGGGCAGTCGGCGGAGCGTTCGCCAGTGGCTTGCGTTATTTGCACATTACTACAACCGCTCAGGCCGCACCAATCGCTCGATGATCGAACACCAGCCGACGAGGTCCTAAACTAGACAGTGCCGAGTACACTCACGAGTCTAACCAAATTGTCGTACGCCTTGACCCAGGTGATGAAGTCCTTGAATCCCTACGTTCGCTCCGAGACGAATTCCAGATCGAGAATGGATTCTTTATAGGGATCCGCGCTGTGGATCGCGCGACACTGGGCCACTATAATGTCGATTCACAGTCGTACTCAGAGGAGACATTCACGGATCAGTTCGAAGTGACAGCCTTTAATGGGAATATCGGTCCAGACAAAATCCACGCGCATATTGAACTAGGTACAGAGTCGTTCGATACACTTGTTGGTCACTGTTCCGGCGCCCGCGTCTCCGGGACGTTCGAAATTGTGATTTTAATTGGCGGGACTCCACTCAACCACCAACGTGATAAGCAAACCGGACTTGATGTCTTTGAATTTCGGTAACTACACGACCCCTCGTTAAGAGCTATCCTGGCATAACTCTGCAGAAATTTATTGCTTCCTGATCAGGGTGTCAGCGCGGCCTGGTGTTTCAGCAAGCCAGCTCTCTTCACCATGAATTGTACTTAACCCCTTCAACAAGATTAGGATGGTCTGTTCAAGCATCTCTACGTTCTCATTCCATGATGCACGCGCGAATCTGTATAATGCCATCCGATGGGGTCAATCTCATCGAGGACGAGAAGCTATTCCGTCGCGCCGAGCCCATCCAGTTCGTCGAACAGCATCGTGTAAATCATCATGCCGGATGATATCCGTTCGGTGTAATGGAGTGGCGGTGTTCAGATAAGGATTGAAAGGTGAGGCGGAGCGTTTTCTGAGTGTCTATGCCCGAAAACACCCGCCTCAACGGGAATATCAACCAGATCGACTTAGAGTTTGTTGAACGAGAAGTGACACCGCAGCTGCTGATGAAGCTCAGTATTCAGCTCCATCTTGCTGGACTCTCGCTTTCGAATACTGTCTCAATTCTTGAGCTATTCGGTGTCAATCGAGCTCGATCCACCGTTCATAATTGGGTCCATAAAGCCGACCTACAGCCCGAGTCTGGACGGAATCCGGATCACGTCGCGGTTGACGAAACCGTGATCCGACTCAATAACGAGTAATACTGGCTGTACGCCGATGTTGATCCCGACACAAACGAATTACTCCATACGAAGCTTGAACCGACGCGTACGAACGTGATTGCGCGCCCGTTTTTCGCCAAACTCCGCGAGAAACACGACGTCGATGATGCCGTGTTTCTCGTTGATTGTGCACCCACGCTGAAAGACGCCTGTCAACGATACGGCCTCCGATTCCAGTATGAAAAACATGGGAATCGGAATGTTGTCGAACGTGTCTTTCGAGAGATAAAACGACGAACTTCATCGTTCTCAAACTGTTTCAGCAACGCCGACGCAGCCACCGCCGACGATTGGCTCAGATCATTCAGCTTCGCATGGAATCAGCTTATCTGAACACTACCGTAAGCGGACAGAAACGCCCGTCAGGGCGTTTGCTGTCCGCCTTCACACGACCGGTTGTTCGCTCAGAGAGACAACAATAATTCTCGCGGAATTGGTCGTGGAACGCTCTCGTCAAGCAGTTTGGTAGTGAACATATTGTCTGTATGACATCGTTCCCGACCCGCCTGAAGCGCAGCTGAAGCGGGTCGCGGTTGACGAAACCGCTGTCAAAATTAACGATGAGTGGTCTTGGTTGTACGCTGCAATAGACCTCGACACAAAGCTCATTCTTGACGTTGCGTTGTTCGGACGCCATGGCACCGATCCGGTGGCTGCGTTCCTGTCTGGACTGGCGGAGAAACACGATCTCTCAGACACCACGTTTCTCGTCGATCAGTTCGGCTACCGGACTGCCCTTGCACGATTATGATTGAACGATCGGGTTGAATATATCGACTGAAACCTCATCGAAAAATGGTTTTACACACTGAAAATGCGGCTCGACCGTTTCCATAACTCATGAGTGGGAAGTCGGCTGATTGTTCGCTAGTATCTTGCATTATTTACGCATTACTACAACCGCCTCAGACCGCATCAATCGCTTGGTGATCGAACGCCAGCTGACGAGGTCCTAAACTAGATACTCTCTAAACCATCCATCCACATTCCCGATCCGCAAAGCAGTCAACTACTCAGACAAAAGACCATTTCAGTGTATTTTAATTTATGGTATTTGGCCGTGTGATGGTGTCTATCCGTTACGCGCTCTATACACTGAACCCCTACGGAGTCCAGCCACGCTTCAGCCTAGCGTTCAAGGATCGTTCCGCTCGCGCCGACTGCGATGTGCGGGTGTCCAAGTGCGACTGCGTGGAGGTTTTGGCCGGTGGGCGAGGTTTGCGTCCACCAGTCGAACCAGCGTGAAAGCGTCCGGAGCGGCGGTGTGTCGTAGCCCGTCCGGTGTAAGATTGTTCCACTCGCGCCGACTGCATGGACACAGCCACACTCCTCGACTTCGACGTCGTGTAGCGCTGCATTCGCCGCTGATTCCTGCTCCCATTCACCGTTCGAACCAATAACGACCGTTCCACTGGACCCTGCGAGCACGACAGTCTCGGAACTCCGCATCCCGACGTCAGTGAGTGTCTCGTCGAAGGAAGGGGTGTCCAGTTCAGTCCACGTCTCGCCGTCGGTTGTCTTGAATATTGAGCCGTTTTGGTCGACGAGGAAGCCGGTCGAATCAGACACGGCCACGGCAGAGATTTCTGCCCCGCTCCCAGGGGTCGTGTGCGTCCACGTGCCGGGTTCCCCGTTCTCTTCGGAGACGTGGACGTTCCCGGACGCGTCCACGAGGTAGACGGTCGCGTCCCCTGCCGGCCCAGTAACGGCGATGTCGGTGAACGTGTTCGTCACGTCGTCGGGAGCGCTCCGTGAGGTTACCGACTCCGCCGACGGGTCGTATTCGCCGACGGTTCCGCTCGCACCGGCGACCCATAGGCGGTCTCCGTTCGACGTCGTCGCGGTACTCGAGAGATTATTTCCGTTTCCTGCTGGCCCAGATTCGGTGACGAACGACCAGCCGTCCTCAGTTCGTTCGAGAATGACTCCGCCAGAACCGACCGCGAACGCCCCTGCCTCGGCATGGACGGCGTCGTGTAACGTTCGCTGTGTCGGTGGATCAACGGCTTCCCAATCGTCCGTATCGGGCGCATGTGGCTGTGTGCTTCCCCGACTGAGTGCTGTCGGAGCGACGGCCACACTCGTCAGGCGGAGGAACGTGCGGCGGGTGCGCTCAGGCATCTCACTGCTGATGGTTATCGACGTAGAGGAAAGTATTCTGTGGCCGCCTCTTCGTGCGGCGGTAGTCATTTCCACGAAGGTCGAGCCGATTTGTGAGGGTATGGTCGGTTTCGGTTAGTCTGCGTGGTTCTCTTTGGCTTTGTGTCGGTCTATGGTTGCCAAATCAAAACTGTGTTAATAATCATCGGATATTTTTACAAACGTAGGAATTATTTTGCTGCATTCTATTAATAGTGGTATGAGCACAACTGGCATGGGCGAAGAGACGATTGACGCACTCGAAGACCTCCCACCGAGCGCAAAACTTGTCGCGAAAGTCCTCGAATACAACGACACCCTCACCCAGAGCGAACTCGCCGAGAAAACGCTGCTCCCCGACCGTACCGTCCGGTACGCACTCACTCGCCTCGAAGAACAGGACATCGTCGAATCCCGCTTCTCGTTCTCCGACGCCCGGAAACAAGTGTACACACTCGCCTAGCCACAAAACCACGACAAGCCCCGCTACAATTGCCGACCGGTAGCTGGTTTCTTAGGGCCAGAGTCCGCGTGTGTCGTGGGCTTCGGCAATACGGGAGAGAGCGACGATGTACGCAGCGTCGCGCCAGGTCACCTCACGAGCCTCGAACTCCTCACGAACGGCTTTCCAGGCAGTGAGCATCTCCGTTTCGAGTTCGTCGTTCACTCGTTCCAGCGACCACGCCCGCCGGTTGATATCCTGTAGCCACTCGAAATAGGAGACAGTGACACCGCCCGCGTTCGCGAGAATATCCGGGATGACAGGAATCCCGCGTTCCGCGAAGATTTCGCTAGCCGTGCTCGTCGTTGGGCCGTTAGCCCCTTCGATAATGAGGTCTGCGTCGATCTCGCCGGCGTTGTCCGCAGTGAGCACGTTCCCGATAGCTGCCGGGACAAGTACATCGACGTCGAGTTCGAGCAACTCGTCGTTGGTGACGGTCTCAGGAGCGTCATGGCCGAGAACTGCTTCCGGCTCCTCGTGATGTGATGGGATCGAGTGGGTGTCGAGGCCGTTCGTGTCGTAGACGCCGCCGTTTACGTCGCTCACCGCGACGATATTTGCGCCCCACTCGTCGAGGAGACGAGCGGCGTTTGACCCGACGCTGCCGTAGCCTTGGATGGCGACATCGGTCACTTTGATGTCCTTGTCGTAGTAGTCGATTGCTTCGCGGACGATGATAGCGACGCTGCGACCGGGCGCGCCATCACGGCCTTTGCTGCCGCCGACGATTGGTGGTTTCCCGGTGACGACGCCAGGGATTGTTTCACCCTCCTGCATGGAGTAGGCGTCCATCAGCCACGCCATCGTCTGCGGGTCCGTTCCCATATCAGGTGCCGGGATGTCGACCGTCGGGCCGATAACGTCCCGGATTTCTTCGGTGAATCGTCGCGTGAGCTGTTCTTTCTCGTCGTCGCTAAGCTCCTTGGGGTTGACGGC encodes the following:
- a CDS encoding WD40/YVTN/BNR-like repeat-containing protein — its product is MPERTRRTFLRLTSVAVAPTALSRGSTQPHAPDTDDWEAVDPPTQRTLHDAVHAEAGAFAVGSGGVILERTEDGWSFVTESGPAGNGNNLSSTATTSNGDRLWVAGASGTVGEYDPSAESVTSRSAPDDVTNTFTDIAVTGPAGDATVYLVDASGNVHVSEENGEPGTWTHTTPGSGAEISAVAVSDSTGFLVDQNGSIFKTTDGETWTELDTPSFDETLTDVGMRSSETVVLAGSSGTVVIGSNGEWEQESAANAALHDVEVEECGCVHAVGASGTILHRTGYDTPPLRTLSRWFDWWTQTSPTGQNLHAVALGHPHIAVGASGTILER
- the gdhB gene encoding glutamate dehydrogenase GdhB; amino-acid sequence: MATSSTPSSDEPAEDEAEPESALETARRQLQHAADHLDIDPNIVERLKHPRGVHEVTVPIERDDGTVDVFTGYRAQHDSVRGPFKGGLRYHPEVTRDECVGLGMWMTWKCAVMDLPFGGAKGGIAVNPKELSDDEKEQLTRRFTEEIRDVIGPTVDIPAPDMGTDPQTMAWLMDAYSMQEGETIPGVVTGKPPIVGGSKGRDGAPGRSVAIIVREAIDYYDKDIKVTDVAIQGYGSVGSNAARLLDEWGANIVAVSDVNGGVYDTNGLDTHSIPSHHEEPEAVLGHDAPETVTNDELLELDVDVLVPAAIGNVLTADNAGEIDADLIIEGANGPTTSTASEIFAERGIPVIPDILANAGGVTVSYFEWLQDINRRAWSLERVNDELETEMLTAWKAVREEFEAREVTWRDAAYIVALSRIAEAHDTRGLWP
- a CDS encoding MarR family transcriptional regulator encodes the protein MSTTGMGEETIDALEDLPPSAKLVAKVLEYNDTLTQSELAEKTLLPDRTVRYALTRLEEQDIVESRFSFSDARKQVYTLA
- a CDS encoding PPC domain-containing DNA-binding protein — encoded protein: MVVRLDPGDEVLESLRSLRDEFQIENGFFIGIRAVDRATLGHYNVDSQSYSEETFTDQFEVTAFNGNIGPDKIHAHIELGTESFDTLVGHCSGARVSGTFEIVILIGGTPLNHQRDKQTGLDVFEFR